A window of Salvia splendens isolate huo1 chromosome 8, SspV2, whole genome shotgun sequence genomic DNA:
ATAGTATGACATCTATTAGTATCATAGAAATGTGACTTGAATCTAGTTTAGCcaataattcataattttattagCGATTTCCccatttttgtttattaaaaaTGCACAATCTCCATCAGACTTGCATTTCACAATTAAAATGTTAGGAGTGTCCACGGttcgtaaaccgccggttccggttttgagaaaggcggaaccggaaccgaaccgtgaggctatttcacggttccggtcccggttacggttccgaaccgccagTTTTCGGACAGTTCTCACGGTTTTGGCAGTTTTGGCGGTTTTTTTTGctatgtaatttgaaatttggacttatacaataaattggaacaagacaatggataattaaaattgaaataaaacgaataaggtgaaaatcatatcaattttattgaatttgagttgtaacggataatgatacattacaatttacaatacatatacaagtatacaacaatgtgatataatttacaagtgtcgtcggaacataaataaaaaaacatgaaatagggggaaaaaggaaaaaattgaaaagggcttgagctcaacttaaactttcaaagttaaaacttttcaaatttaagttaagttgcctacgtatccacaattttattgagaaatcaaagcccacgtagttctcttaccttgcttacctttttggtcggtcgTGCTCGTCATtcaccaccccccccccccccgtcaTTGATATTGTTGAGCACCCTCGCTTTCGACCTCGTCATCGGTGGAAaagtcttcaccatcactctctacgtggaagtcgaaatccggctcttgtgctctcatgtccgcctttgcccaatcatcaagtaacatagtggctccCATgtttttggcggagagattgctccttttatcgtttaggacacaaccgccgataCTAAAAGCTTcctcaacggcgacggtggaagcgggaatggcgaaaatctccttagccattatcgagagtatcggaaactctcgATAGCCGATCAGTTCCCAAGAATAGATACGTAAGGTTGCTTTTACGTTTTACCAGTGTTATCTTGTCTcataaatccaaatcaaatagtCAAATCCAAACCGCAGGTTCCGGTTATAACCGCAGGTTCCGGTTATAACCGCAggttaaattgattttttttatcaacggTCATTTTAAAAAGGTACATTACTGATTCCCCTTCTCTCTCACCATAAATACAGTCGTTTCATTACTTAAATTCAGCCGATTCTGAACTACACTCACCTTCTTCACTTTTTCAAACCACCATTCCCTTCACAATCCTTCTTTTATTTGCTCAATCTTAGCTATGTCTAGTGTAGGAAGTGAGAAGAGAAAATGTAAGAAGCTGCGGGCGGTGCCACCACCCAAAGGCTACACTCAATTCGAAAAGCTAGTAGATCCGATCGCCGGAGATCTCAAAAATGGGGGGAAATGgatcaatttgaattcaaaatcagaataaaaaaaaattgaaaatcggCCGCTGTTTTGGGGTAAAACCGgcagaaccgccggtttcacggttaaccgccggttccagtcAAAAAACCACCTGAAAAAGCTGCCAACAGCTGATGCCTCGGATACctcgccggaaccggcggttcagtgaCGGTTTCGTTTCGTAAAAtctggaaccggaaccggcccgtgGTTAtacgacggttccggttcgtaaAAATTGTCatggttccggttcggcggttaaccgccggaaccgaaaaccgtgggcacctctagGTAGGAGTATCTCTGTTCTAGAGCCATTCTCCCATTGTTCTCAACTTATCTTCTTCATTTTATCCCTCACAATTTCCAGCTCAAAGCTCTCTTGGGTTTTCAAGAATTCCCACAAAAGCAGAAGCCAAACAACCATTAGGAGGAGCGAGTTTGGCGATGGAGTCGACCCAGTTCAAGAACCCTCCTTCTTAATACAGGACATGGATGGCTATCTCAATTATCTCTCCACCTTCCTGGTAAAGCCTATTTCCCCTTTCTCTCATACAATAATATATATGTAAAAAATCAGCCTTTTCATTCCTTTTACCTGTTACTAttgtttttttgaaattttatttttttcccctcAGAAGATGATTTTAATTTACATTTCGTTTGCTTATTGTGCAACTGGTATTTGGTAGTTTGAAATTGAATGTTATTTAaactatttcaattttattcatCCATGATTACTGAAAACCATGAAATGCATAAGTGACTTAATGCCAGTTACTCATAAATTAATGATACCAACCAAAATTTTGTGTTTGATATTGCTGTTAAGTTGAGTTATTCTAACCACGAGTCTTGTAGCATAGCAAATAGCTTTACCACTTAATGTGTATTTACCACTAATTAAGCTAtatgaagtaacagactcttTGGAATAATCTTAAATATCAAATGAATATTTTGACAACCTTTCTCTAGATGGATATACCCAAGACTGCATTTTTGAAGCAGTTTGGACTTCCTCTAATATGATAGTCTTTTCTCTGCCTTGATGCACGGCATCTTTGTGCTGGTTATAGCGCTTCGGAAGAATGATCGCCTTGTTCTCATCCTCTAAGCCGACATCTATATTTTCAAGATCGTCAATAAATTAACTCAATTCGTCCAACTGCTCACTTATCCCTTTGTCAACTCCCTTTTCTTGGATGGGGATTGCTCATTTCCTTCTTCCTTCATCATTGGATCCACTATCAAAGCCTCAGCCAACCTTGTTGAATTAGCACGGCCTTCGTCTTTATCCTCCACAAACCGAAGTTGTTCTTGCCAAGGGTATTTCAGCCTCAAACCTTGCAGTTGCCATATAAATTTTTAAGGGCAAATTGTCCGTAAAGTCATCAACtttcaaaaaaatttagttTTTCCTGTGAACTTTAATAAGCCATGAACTTTAAACCCGTGCTCCGATTTCCCAAGTTGGGTTCCGGCTAAGTAGTGTGCTGATGTGGAAGATGATGTGGACGCTGAGTGTGTGATGAcatgacattttttttaaatcctgGATTACCACTTGAGAAACTCGCCACCTCAGAAAAAGATGTGAAATTGCGTATATCACCACATAAGAATGAAAGCCGTATTCAGCACATAAGAGTGAAATCGCGTAATTAGCACACGAGAATGAAatcctaattttaatttaattcaacaTGCATATAACGACGACGTCGTTTTATGTACTGTTGACGATTTGCCAAGTCACACATCCGACGTGCCACATAGGATAAGTTTGTGCCGAAATGAAATTTACACAGTCCgctaaagttcatgacttttcatgcaacatttaatgTTAACGGAAAAAaccaaacttttttttaaaagttcatAACTTTACATGCAATTTACCCAATTTTTAATTGTATGATCGACAAAATGCAATGCAAATCGAGGAAAGAACACAAATGAGTTTTACGTCGTTCGATTGTAAGATATACGTTCAGGGACAAAGGATGATGATATTTTGTTCAACAACAGTCAACAAACCACATATCTTGGttacataaaatgtaactagaACTGGCATCAAGATAATCCAAAACCCCAACAAGGATTTCTGCTCTCTTTACTCTCTTCTGTTTCTAGCTAAAAGAGTAAATGAATTACGTCTGCTTCTCATAGCTATGTCCTATATATATGGGCTGTGATATTAACTGCTCAGCCGGTCACCTTTTTTCAGCAGATTAACGTTTAACAGCTTCCATATGTAACACTTTAGTCTTTCTATTGCTAGTTGCACAGCCGTAACATCAATACTTGTTGTGTGGTCATGAAGAGCCATTGGTTCCCTCTCTCAACGAATTTACAGCTATTTGGCTTTCCTTTGTGACGGTGGCATCTTCCAATTTGGGCGGCACCTCCTATCCTATCCCatccccaaatccttcatcacCATATACTACTTTGCAAAACCCCAGCCCAAAAACAACTCCATCATGTCTTCGCACTGCCTGATTTGATTGGAGAACCTCGCTCAGCCCAATCACGTTTCCCCCTTCCCTGATTTGGTTGGAGATCAAACAACGACCTCAgccattccattccatcacCTCAGTGTCTCCGCCGACGAAAATCGCGAATTTTCTGGTGTAGCACCGATGTTGCCGCCAAACCTCCTCATCGATAGAGTAACAGTGTTTGTTGCGGGTGAGATCTGGATCTGTGTATGGTTGATAATGAAGAGGAGAAAGGATGTGGGCAAAAATGGAACCAAATATTTTATCCATCCCAGATAATATCATGGATTATATAGTCATTCAATTTTCCTAACCGAACATAGGATTAATTTTATACATGATTCAGTTTCACCAACCAAACGCCCACGAAATATACTGTGTATTATATTAAATGTCGCACACTATCACTGCAAACCACCATACTTTTAGATTTATTTTTCCCAATATACTTTTATGCTTACACATTTCATGATCTATTTAATGAAGCATCATATTATTTCGTGttcgaataaaataaaagattttatgaaaattacCTGTAAATAACAATTTAGGCCATAATCACTCAACACACATGCAATGTAAAAATGTCACCAAGGAATGAACAGCCAGAGTTAAAATACATCTGTATCGTTACACTTTTACAGATACGTGCGTACACCTAGTTTATAATCGAAGGAGACGGTAACACGGGGATTTGAATCCGAGACCTCTTCCTTTGACAAAGATCCTGTCTTTACATTTCGAAACATGCTAAACTTAGTCATCCTTGGGGGCAGCCGTCAATAGAAGCCTCTCTTCAGCCTGTTTCCCTTCAGAAGACATCTCCTCAGCTAGCAGCGACTGCAGATCACTACCGTTGGCCAGGCTGTTGAACTCGACAGCTTTGGAAGGCATTGTTGGATAGCGTCGTTGGGCGAAAGTCATCAGCCTTTTGATAGATTGTAAATACTTACGGGTAGTCTCATCGTTCATGATGTGTGCCACACTGTTCGTGTAGATCTTCTCACGGGCAGAACGTTCGTGGATACCAACCATAGTAACTCCAATGGGCCAGGGAGCATTCCCGATGGCCATTTTAATGTAGTGATCCATCGCAGCTAGGTAGTCCCGTTTCATACAGCACTTGACAACAATCATCAATGCCTGCCGGATATCATCAGGAAGAACCTAGAAACGAACAAAGGCAAACATAAGTCCTAAGTTTGTCTGCGCCTTGAAAATAAATCACTTGTATGGGCAGCAATATAGACAAAGAACATATATTTGCTTATTATTTTTCAACCTCTCTCATCAATAATTTTTATCCTTAACTATACAGTTCAATGATAAATCACATATCACTAAAATTATAATGCATCAAaatgaagaaacaatattttctcttacactaaatttaaaattgtaatGCATCAAAATATTGTGATTATCTTTTTTTTAGAATCAAATTTGCCATTTGTTATACAAGCATTACTTTATGCATTACTGAAGCAGACTCAAAAAAAACTCAGGCTTTTCTTTCAGCCACATTGGTCAGAACTTCGTAAAATAATTATTTGCCAGAATCCCTCAAACAAACCTCGACTACCTAACATCTCTAAGCAAGAGAAAAGATGCTTTATCCATGTATAGCTGCTAGTGAAAGCTTTTACAAGTTAGTTGCACATGAATGGAAATATGACATCTGGTTTTGCTTTAGTCACCTACATGACTGAAAACATATATCAAGTGTTATGTCATCCTAAACTGAATTCCTCATAAACAAAACTCCAACCGGCATTGATGTCCGTCCCTATAGATAAACTGAAACAATCTAGCCCGAGCATAAATAAAAACTCAAATGCATAAAAAGATAGCAAGTGTTATCTATCCCATCCTAATCAACATTGCCTAAATTCATCACCATGGCACATGATACTGATGGTAATTGACAAAGTTTAGAGATAGTAAAAAGTTATCAAGCCTACATTGTTTGCACTACATTTGGAGGTAGAAAAATACAAAGTCTTTTTGCTTGTACCAACATTCCTACACCTGTTATGCGCTACTACTGACACCTTTTCGGCTCACACTTTTCTACGAATTGTGAAACTGGGATGGTGGTTGTAGCAATGAATTTATCTAACAAGGTTGAAAATAGCTAGCAAATATTGACCATATACCTAAATTTGAAACTTTTGATTCATCAATTGAAGCTAAATCCAACACCACTTGCTCTAGATTAATCTTTCACTCAACACTCCAATAAACCATCAATTCAATTGTATATAAACAGAGACATCGTTTAAAGATGAAAGTAAAATCAGAAGAGTGAAAGAAATTAATCAACCAACTCACCTTCTTTCTGCAGAACTTGAACAATGGGCTCAAATACCGAGCACATTGCTTAAACGTTGCCACCATCGACTTCCCTTTGGCGGTCCTCTTTTCCGTCTCACTCATCTCATCAAGCTCCTGATTCCACTCATTCAACAACTTCTTGAAAAACACCAGAATCTTATCTTCGTCGCACAACTCCTCAAAATTCGCCTTCATTCTCTTAATATCCTTGTCGTGATCAACCCCCGAGGATGCCCCGTCGCCGCTGTGATCCTTATCCCCATCCCCACCGTCCTCATCCTCGCCTCGATCCTCCCTCGACTTCCTCTTCCTGTCGCTCACAATCCCCGACTTTTGCCGCTTCTTCAGCTCCACAATATCCCGCAGGAAGTCATTCGTCTGCCCTTCCGTCATATCGTCGTCTACCTCGAACAGCCCGGCCTTCAGCACGTACTTGAGGCGGTCGAGCCTCGCCTCATCGTCTTCGCCGAAGAGCGTCACCGGCTGTTTGAGGAAGCGGAGGCGGCGGATCACCTCCTGCTTCGGTAGATTGAGATTGTCGATGTTCTGCTCCTCGACTAGGGATTTGGACGAAGACGATTCGGGCTTGGATTTGGAGTTTTCGGTGTTGGAATTTGGGGCTGAGGAGGATTTCTTATCCTTACTCTGGTGATCTTGCTGCAGCTGCAGCTGCTTCTTGAGGAGGGCTTTGGCCTCGGATTCCCGCTTCTCCTCCTCGCGCAGCCGCTGGAGGCGTTTCTGCTCGATTTCCGAACGCTTGAAGAACTTCTTTCCGCCGACGTCCTGCTCCAGACTCTGCCGTTTCTTCAGCATTTCCTGCTTAAGAATGTCCATCGTCTCGATTCAATTACGGCGAAGATTGTTCGATTCAAGAGTAGTGAGCTGAGGATTGGGGATCTGTGGCTAGGGTTTTCTTCTGGTTTCGGTATTGGCTTTGTTGAAGAAGGGTATTTTCGTTAATAAATAACGGTCTAATTCGGATTCCTGTAATATtttgatttgaaaaaaatgaaaaccaaAAAGTTAAGTCATtactatttcaaaatttcattttgatttgtaaacttctttaaaaataaaaataaaataaataaaaaaattaatactagaaTATCAGTGCTATTTTTATATCTAcgttataaaaaatatgaatggaTTATATAGTGAAATGTAAAATTTATCAAATAAGATTTTAAATCATTATGGTGTAtagtgaaatttaaaatttattaaatgagattttaaatcataaaaaataatatgcCGTGAACTCCAGTTACATATacattcattgttttattttataagttCAGTTTatttctaatacattaaaaattattaataactttttttaaatatataaaatttataaaaataaaaaataaatttattattttatttatttaatttctattaaatatatacaattaaatattttaataatattttttaatatgttaaaaATAAACTTAAGGAGTAACATTAAAACACACAACACGCGTTTCATATTtgcctcttctttttcttttaccGTTCGATTGCTCTTGTGCCCCAGTGTCTGTTATTCTGTTCAGAAAATTCAAATCCAATCAATATCGCGAATCGGCGGATATGACGACGATCCGGAGGTTTTGCTGCAACGATCTCCTCCGCTTCGCATCGGTGAACCTCGACCATCTCACTGAAACAGTTACTTCTCTCTATCATCTCttaatttaatccaatttcTTGCTGCAAGCGTTAACGTAATTCCGCCCCTAATTACCGCCGTCAATTGAATTTTTCAGTTCAACATGTCGTTCTATATGACCTACTTGGCGCGGTGGCCGGATTATTTCCACGTTGCCGACGCTCCTGGAAACCGAGTTATGGGCTACAGTAAGTTCCAATCTGTAGAGTATTAGTAATTTTTTGGTTGATTGTTTGGGCTAATTTTGGAATTCACGTTTGTCGATTCCCGAAGCGATAGGATATTAGTATTTGTTTCTACAATCTGAAGAAATTTGTGTGGATTTAAGTCAGCATGAGAGCACATAGATATCTATACATCATAATCTAGCGAAGTAGTGGAAATGTCAACAGATTGTGAGTGTTTTAggttttcttcaatttttttttcgtttgAGGTGTGAGTGCAATGCTTGGATCATGCAGTTATGGGCAAGGTTGAGGGGCAAGGAGAGTCATGGCATGGTCATGTCACTGCAGTAACTGTAGATCCTGAATATCGGAGGCAACAATTGGCAAAGAAACTCATGAACCTACTCGAGGAAATCAGCGACAAAATGTGAGAATGCTACTCTCCCTTATTAGCTCTATTAACCGCAGTAGGGGTTTATAATGCACCAGCTATCATCTTATAAGTTGTTCAAGAGCAaagtgtttataaaatttttaagaTACTACTGCTGACAATTTTGTAACCTAAGAGTCATATCTAAACATTTCTAAggctaaaaagaaataatttaagGACTTGTTAGGTTTTTATAGGATATCGAGGTCCTAAGATCTTTTCTGAAGCTTACATGACCATTTCCAAAGTCCAAACTGAATCTATAAAACTCCAGCAAAAGATATTTTATAAGCTGTCAAACATATACATAGCTTGAATTCTCAGTAAAAGCTCCATCTTTCGTAGAAAGTTAGAAGATCTTATGGATTCTGGAAAGCCAGGGCGCATCAATGGGTTTGATTGCAATTATCAAAGAtgttctcttttatagagaaaTTACCAGTTTTATTCTCTATCACATGTCTCAATGCCTAGACCCttttctctcttctcttttttgATGCTCTGGTTATGTTTGTCAAACTTTGGTCTAAAGTATATCCTACGCTGTTTTTACATTGAGCTCTTTTTCCAGACTTTGCTTTAAATCTTGTTCTCAGTTTTGGTCCTCGATTAAATTTCAAAGCATTTTCTcacttttttattatgttttatttcatttcttcttttttcagGGTCTAAAGTGTATTATACTTATGAAACTGAAGCATTAAAATTATGATATGTGCTTTGTGAGGTTCCTAATTATTAGTGCAGTAGTTTCAAATTTGATTACTTCTTTGTATCTCAATGTGAATACTTAATTATGAGTCTGGCCACGGTAATGTTGGTGAAAAAACTCTTCTGCAAGCTAGCAAACATTAAATTTTGTACGATTTTCAGTTACAATATGCTAAAGTAAGCTTAATTTTTGAAGTGACAAAGCTTATTTTGTGGATCTTTTTGTGAGAGCTTCAAATACACCTGCCATCAAGATGTATGAGAAGGTATGTGTATGTCAGAGTAACTTTTCACTTCTTGGTTTTTTCCCCTTCATTATCGGTTCGTCTAATAATTAATATCTGTTGAAGCATGTAGATAATCTTTATATGTATTCACATAAGCTGTGATActcattttgttgtttttttcccTTCAGCTTGACTACGTTGTTTATAGACGTGTACTTCGGTATTACTCCGGAGAGGAAGATGGTTTGGGTATGTTGTAAAATGCATGACTCTAATAAGGTTATTTGTGTTTGGCCTTTCATTACTACCTCTTTTGATCCGTGTTCCTGATTTTTGTCTTTTCTTTTAAGATATGAGGAAGGCTTTATCAAGAGACGTGGAAAAGAAGTCTATTATTCCTCTCAAACGCCCGATCACTCCAGATGAACTGGAATATGATTAGCTGTGACTAATCATGAGGAACATTCGTTGATCAGGCATGCATGAAGCACCGGCCTTTGAATAATTTGGATAAAcctaaactttctatttttagaaacttGACCTCTTTTATCAGACCattgatttgaaattttgatgTTAGAGAATGATTTTTACATCTATATACACATCTCTTTTGTTTCATATCATGAATCCTTCATTGCTGCATATCCCATGCTTTTTAACATACTTAAAAGATATAACATCAAACTTGTTTCATATCTTCCGTTCTAGTTTTTTACATTCCTTGTGCTGCTTCGCGACTTAGATCCATGTgtatatgatgttatgtgtAAAATGTTCACTATCATGAATACGATTGACATAATGTATCCCAATCTTAATGTAATAGGAAAAGtgggaaataaaatttgaagtaCGGAATGGTGTAGGAGACAATATCCATAGAGAAACTGCAGATTACTTAATAGTTTGTTATTGAAACTCTCTTGTGCAATGTATTTTTCGCTTATCATACACATGATTTATTCGGGCTCTCTCCTGGAAATCTAGTCAACTTTTTCAAACAATTCTTTGTTCATGTGGGAGTCTATAGTGTCTGTATGACAATAGGCAGTGTAATAGAAACTTCTAGCAACACTGAAAAAGCTTTGCTTGGTAGCAGAAGGCAAATCTTCCAACGTTTTTGTGAAAACTAATTTCACTAGTTCTTGCATGCCTGCTTCTATTTGGAAAGTTGTCCCAGTTACCAGTCGGCTTGTAGACCCTTGTGCATCATACACCTGCTTGGATGTGGATGTATTATCTTAGTATAATTGCTTGGAGGGAAAACTCCAAAAATTTCAAGTGTAAAAGGTAACTTTTCCTCTAACCTTTACATTCTGGAATACGCGAAGCTGGTGGCAGACTTTGCTTGTTGCCTCCAAGAGCTGCTGATATTTTGGATGGGAAAATGATGATTCATCCAATCCGGAGCTCAAATGAGTCGTGTGCAGGAGAAGCCGTGCTTCTGCTTCCCCCAGGTCACCTCCTTCTTCCCATGTCTTCAGCCATTTTTTCCACTGAATATATCATGTAGGGTACACGAGTCTGCTGAGTTGTAATCTTATGTTTGTATAGAACGTAATCTTGAATTAGTATGAGAGTTCTAGAGTT
This region includes:
- the LOC121743789 gene encoding pre-mRNA-splicing factor 18-like is translated as MDILKQEMLKKRQSLEQDVGGKKFFKRSEIEQKRLQRLREEEKRESEAKALLKKQLQLQQDHQSKDKKSSSAPNSNTENSKSKPESSSSKSLVEEQNIDNLNLPKQEVIRRLRFLKQPVTLFGEDDEARLDRLKYVLKAGLFEVDDDMTEGQTNDFLRDIVELKKRQKSGIVSDRKRKSREDRGEDEDGGDGDKDHSGDGASSGVDHDKDIKRMKANFEELCDEDKILVFFKKLLNEWNQELDEMSETEKRTAKGKSMVATFKQCARYLSPLFKFCRKKVLPDDIRQALMIVVKCCMKRDYLAAMDHYIKMAIGNAPWPIGVTMVGIHERSAREKIYTNSVAHIMNDETTRKYLQSIKRLMTFAQRRYPTMPSKAVEFNSLANGSDLQSLLAEEMSSEGKQAEERLLLTAAPKDD
- the LOC121743790 gene encoding N-terminal acetyltransferase B complex catalytic subunit NAA20-like, with translation MTTIRRFCCNDLLRFASVNLDHLTETFNMSFYMTYLARWPDYFHVADAPGNRVMGYIMGKVEGQGESWHGHVTAVTVDPEYRRQQLAKKLMNLLEEISDKIDKAYFVDLFVRASNTPAIKMYEKLDYVVYRRVLRYYSGEEDGLDMRKALSRDVEKKSIIPLKRPITPDELEYD